In Candidatus Nanopelagicales bacterium, the following are encoded in one genomic region:
- the serC gene encoding phosphoserine transaminase: protein MSDNIQIPTDLLPVDGRFGAGPSKVRKEQVDALSAVWQSYLGTSHRQKTVKSQVGRLRSGLSDLFSLPEGYEVVLGNGGSTAFWDAAAFGLIRDRAQFLSFGEFGAKFASGVKDAPFLGEPTIRKSEPGDAPAFVAEAGVDAYCSPHNETSTGVAVTPKRVAGADADALMIIDATSAAGGLMVDAKEFDTYYFAPQKSFGSDGGLWFALMSPAAIARVAEIKATNRWIAPFLDLQTAIDNSVQDQTYNTPALSTILMMAEQVDWFNSNGGLKWAAGRTAESSGVLYDWAEANPLATPFVTDPAKRSGVVATIDIDDSIDATLICKALRANGVVDTDPYRKLGRNQLRVAVFPSVDPDDVRALTRCIDYVITQLS from the coding sequence GTGTCTGACAACATCCAGATTCCTACTGACCTACTTCCTGTTGATGGCCGCTTTGGTGCGGGCCCATCTAAGGTGCGTAAAGAGCAGGTTGACGCTCTTTCAGCGGTATGGCAGAGCTACTTGGGTACTAGTCACCGTCAAAAGACGGTGAAGTCACAGGTTGGTCGCCTTCGCTCAGGTCTGTCAGATCTGTTCTCCCTCCCTGAGGGCTACGAAGTTGTGCTCGGCAACGGCGGCTCAACGGCGTTCTGGGATGCAGCTGCCTTTGGTTTGATCCGGGATCGCGCTCAGTTCCTGTCCTTTGGTGAATTCGGCGCCAAGTTTGCCAGCGGTGTGAAGGATGCGCCGTTCCTGGGTGAACCAACCATCCGCAAGTCAGAGCCAGGCGATGCCCCTGCTTTTGTTGCTGAAGCCGGCGTTGACGCGTACTGCTCACCGCATAACGAAACCTCAACTGGCGTTGCGGTGACACCGAAGCGCGTTGCTGGCGCTGACGCTGATGCGTTGATGATCATCGATGCGACTTCTGCTGCAGGTGGCCTGATGGTTGATGCAAAGGAATTCGACACCTACTACTTCGCTCCGCAAAAGAGCTTCGGTTCAGATGGTGGTTTGTGGTTCGCGCTGATGTCACCGGCCGCGATCGCTCGTGTTGCTGAGATCAAGGCAACCAACCGCTGGATCGCACCGTTCTTGGACCTGCAGACCGCAATTGATAACTCGGTTCAGGACCAGACCTACAACACCCCTGCACTTTCAACAATCTTGATGATGGCCGAGCAGGTTGACTGGTTCAATAGCAACGGCGGTTTGAAGTGGGCTGCAGGCCGCACCGCTGAATCATCAGGAGTGTTGTACGACTGGGCAGAAGCTAACCCGCTGGCAACTCCGTTTGTTACCGATCCAGCAAAGCGTTCAGGTGTGGTCGCAACCATCGATATCGACGACTCAATCGATGCAACCTTGATCTGCAAGGCACTTCGCGCCAACGGTGTTGTCGATACTGATCCGTACCGCAAGCTTGGCCGCAACCAACTTCGAGTTGCCGTGTTCCCATCAGTCGATCCTGACGATGTGCGCGCACTGACTCGCTGCATTGATTACGTCATTACTCAGCTTTCGTGA
- a CDS encoding FAD-binding oxidoreductase: MLSPAADSRYQALLGRLRLQYDAIPDGATIRLAKRTSNLFRPRQELARPGLDVAAFDGVLEIDEEERTAQVLGMTTYEHLVEATLPYGLIPMCVPQLRTITLGGAVTGLGIEAASFRNGTPHESVIEMDILAGSGEVLTVSGAVDDPNRELFYGFPNSYGSLGYALRIKIELEPVQPFVHLRHLRFESAAALTNAIVMITESHEYAGNRVDFIDGTVFSDHEHYLTLGEMVPELPSGTSASDYTKKGIYYRSIQQRTDDYLTILDYLWRWDTDWFWCSRAFGAQKSIIRKLWPQSKLRSDAYWKLIALDHKYDISGTLNSLQRKPQREAVVQDIEVPLDQLPDFLEFFHREIGIEPIWICPLKQRDPNVRWPLYEFDPQQMYVNVGFWSSVAMPDGIDKNSGFFNRKIEEEVTRLDGRKSLYSTAFYERETFWSIYGGFDYQSLKDRYDPHGRLLGLYEKVVEQR; this comes from the coding sequence GTGCTTTCGCCTGCAGCCGACAGTCGCTACCAAGCCCTGCTTGGGCGCCTTCGCCTGCAATATGACGCTATCCCTGACGGTGCCACAATTCGACTCGCTAAACGCACGTCAAACCTGTTTCGACCACGCCAAGAACTTGCCCGACCTGGCCTTGATGTTGCTGCCTTCGACGGAGTACTCGAAATCGACGAGGAAGAGCGCACTGCTCAGGTTCTTGGAATGACCACTTACGAGCACCTCGTCGAAGCAACCTTGCCCTATGGCCTCATACCGATGTGCGTGCCGCAGCTGCGCACCATCACGTTGGGTGGTGCAGTCACCGGACTAGGAATCGAGGCGGCCAGTTTTCGTAATGGAACTCCCCATGAGTCAGTTATTGAGATGGACATCTTGGCGGGCAGTGGTGAGGTTCTCACGGTCAGCGGAGCAGTTGATGATCCCAATCGCGAATTGTTCTATGGCTTTCCTAATTCCTACGGATCATTGGGGTACGCACTTCGCATCAAGATTGAACTCGAGCCAGTCCAGCCATTCGTGCACTTACGTCACCTTCGGTTCGAAAGCGCAGCTGCTCTCACAAATGCAATTGTTATGATTACTGAATCACATGAATATGCTGGAAATCGCGTTGATTTCATTGATGGAACCGTGTTTTCTGACCATGAGCATTACCTCACTCTTGGCGAGATGGTTCCTGAACTTCCTTCAGGGACATCAGCTAGCGACTACACAAAAAAGGGGATCTACTACCGCTCAATTCAGCAACGCACAGATGACTACCTGACGATTCTGGATTACCTCTGGCGATGGGATACCGACTGGTTTTGGTGTTCACGTGCATTTGGTGCACAGAAATCAATCATCAGGAAGCTGTGGCCTCAATCCAAACTTCGTAGCGATGCCTATTGGAAATTGATTGCGCTAGATCACAAATACGATATTTCGGGCACATTGAATTCCTTGCAACGTAAACCTCAACGTGAGGCTGTCGTCCAAGACATCGAAGTGCCCCTTGACCAGTTACCCGATTTTCTTGAATTCTTTCATCGCGAGATTGGGATTGAACCAATCTGGATCTGCCCACTCAAACAACGCGATCCCAATGTCCGTTGGCCTCTGTATGAATTCGATCCCCAGCAGATGTACGTCAATGTGGGCTTTTGGTCCAGCGTTGCCATGCCTGACGGAATCGACAAAAATTCTGGCTTTTTCAATCGAAAAATTGAAGAAGAAGTGACACGATTGGATGGTCGAAAGTCGTTGTACTCCACGGCTTTCTACGAACGCGAAACATTTTGGTCGATTTATGGGGGTTTCGACTATCAGTCCCTCAAAGATCGATATGACCCGCACGGGAGACTATTGGGACTGTACGAAAAGGTGGTTGAACAGCGATGA
- the pdxH gene encoding pyridoxamine 5'-phosphate oxidase has protein sequence MSLENPDQAPTRLADLRVHYDQGHLDIGDLPADPLSAFQVWLEAAVAAQLPEPNAMVLSTADQTGQPSSRTVLLKNADERGFIFYTNLQSRKSREIWENPHASVVFPWFAMHRQVCVSGSASPISRTEAQEYFSTRPRDSKIGAWVSEQSTVITDRSILDARFDELSRRYPQDIPMPDHWGGWLIVPRTIEFWQGRPSRLHDRLRFHRTIESGKFNDPSAWAVERLSP, from the coding sequence ATGAGTCTAGAGAACCCTGACCAAGCGCCAACTCGGCTAGCAGATCTTCGGGTGCACTATGACCAGGGTCACCTCGATATCGGTGATCTGCCTGCTGACCCACTCTCGGCTTTCCAGGTTTGGCTGGAGGCAGCTGTTGCTGCGCAGTTACCTGAACCAAATGCCATGGTCCTTTCAACGGCGGACCAGACCGGCCAGCCAAGTAGCCGCACCGTTTTGTTGAAGAACGCTGATGAACGCGGCTTCATTTTTTACACCAACTTGCAATCGCGAAAGAGCCGCGAGATTTGGGAGAATCCCCACGCCTCTGTTGTCTTCCCGTGGTTTGCCATGCACCGGCAGGTGTGTGTCTCTGGTTCAGCGTCGCCAATTAGTCGAACGGAAGCCCAAGAATATTTCAGTACGCGTCCGCGTGATTCAAAAATTGGTGCGTGGGTTAGTGAGCAGTCAACAGTGATTACAGATCGGTCGATCTTGGATGCGCGCTTTGATGAACTTTCGCGCAGGTATCCCCAAGACATCCCCATGCCGGATCACTGGGGTGGTTGGTTAATCGTTCCGCGCACGATTGAGTTTTGGCAGGGAAGGCCATCGCGGCTGCATGACCGACTGCGTTTTCACCGCACGATCGAATCCGGGAAATTCAATGATCCCAGTGCGTGGGCTGTTGAACGACTTTCACCATAA
- a CDS encoding ParA family protein: MPTFSVVSMKGGVGKTSVTLGLASAAWNRGHRVLVIDLDPQANASMGLRVDEPTFTVNDVLADARPGIASDALHISPWGENVHVLASERSLEHRNTVEGRHSSLRLRAALASLPHSYDCVLIDCPPSLGELTRNALSASDSALIVTEPGFFALRGAEQALEAVEVIRSSTNPLMKAEAIIINKARPSVAEQRHRIEELRTNYGTLVSQTLVPERNAIQQAEAAGMPIHAWESPAGIELAQIFDALYNEIMPIRFSTEVTR; the protein is encoded by the coding sequence ATGCCGACCTTCTCTGTTGTTTCCATGAAGGGCGGGGTTGGCAAAACATCTGTCACATTGGGTTTAGCCAGCGCTGCTTGGAACCGAGGACATCGAGTTCTGGTTATCGACCTAGACCCTCAGGCCAATGCAAGCATGGGCTTACGTGTTGATGAGCCGACCTTCACGGTGAACGACGTACTTGCTGACGCTCGTCCAGGTATTGCTTCCGATGCCCTCCATATTTCACCTTGGGGCGAAAACGTTCATGTCCTTGCCTCTGAACGTTCCCTTGAACATCGCAACACCGTTGAGGGTCGCCATTCATCACTTCGGCTTCGCGCAGCATTGGCAAGCTTGCCGCATTCATATGACTGCGTTCTCATTGATTGCCCTCCTTCCCTTGGCGAACTCACCCGCAATGCGTTGAGCGCGAGTGACAGCGCACTGATCGTGACCGAACCTGGATTTTTCGCACTTCGCGGCGCCGAACAAGCTTTAGAAGCCGTCGAAGTTATCCGGAGTTCAACAAACCCATTGATGAAGGCAGAGGCCATCATCATTAATAAGGCACGGCCATCTGTTGCAGAACAACGCCACCGCATTGAAGAGTTGCGCACAAACTACGGAACACTCGTCAGCCAAACACTTGTTCCAGAACGCAATGCAATCCAGCAAGCAGAGGCTGCAGGTATGCCGATCCATGCGTGGGAATCACCGGCTGGAATTGAGTTAGCACAAATCTTTGACGCGCTTTATAACGAAATCATGCCGATTCGTTTTTCAACGGAGGTAACGCGATGA
- a CDS encoding class I SAM-dependent methyltransferase, with translation MKLADVFAFVVPEDRGVAFRAFDGSTAGPSDAEVALELRNPRGAQYIATAPSQLGLARAYVSGDLEIVGDPYVALSRLYPIDTSHIGLKEKAKLAKSLLPYVLSRPTPPPQERRLSGRRHSKNRDADAIQHHYDVSNLFYSWVLGPSMAYTCAVFPNEHASLEVAQETKFDLVCRKLGLHPGMKLLDVGCGWGGMVRHAVKNYGVTAIGVTLSEQQAAYAQAAIERDGIGHRAEVRFSDYRDLPETDFDAVSSIGLTEHIGRANYPAYFSFLYGKLKPEGRMLNHTITRPNDDEPSHYNDSFINRYVFPDGELSGPGHIMSTMNAAGFEIRHQENLREHYALTLKHWCENLETHWDEAVAEAGEGTARVWRLYMAASRMGFDLNTIQLHQMLGVKLSEGYKSGMPYRMQLDVG, from the coding sequence ATGAAACTTGCAGATGTTTTTGCTTTTGTCGTTCCAGAAGATCGCGGTGTTGCATTCAGGGCCTTTGACGGCTCAACCGCGGGGCCAAGTGATGCGGAAGTAGCACTTGAACTTCGCAACCCTCGCGGCGCGCAATACATCGCGACCGCGCCGTCACAACTTGGACTTGCCCGCGCGTATGTCAGTGGTGACTTAGAGATTGTGGGCGATCCATACGTAGCACTCTCGCGCCTGTACCCAATCGACACTTCACACATTGGGCTTAAAGAAAAAGCCAAGCTGGCTAAGAGCCTCTTGCCGTATGTACTTTCACGCCCAACACCACCTCCGCAAGAGCGCAGACTTTCAGGTCGTCGCCACTCAAAGAATCGTGATGCGGATGCGATTCAGCATCACTATGACGTCTCAAATCTGTTTTACAGCTGGGTTCTTGGCCCTTCGATGGCCTATACCTGTGCTGTCTTTCCCAATGAACATGCCTCACTAGAAGTCGCCCAAGAAACCAAGTTCGATCTCGTTTGTCGCAAACTCGGTTTGCACCCGGGTATGAAATTGCTCGATGTTGGCTGCGGATGGGGCGGCATGGTTCGTCATGCTGTAAAAAATTATGGTGTCACCGCCATTGGTGTGACACTTTCCGAGCAACAAGCAGCATATGCACAAGCAGCAATTGAGCGAGATGGCATTGGTCACCGCGCCGAGGTTCGATTCAGTGACTATCGCGATCTTCCCGAAACGGATTTCGATGCTGTGTCGTCTATCGGTCTTACAGAGCACATTGGACGCGCAAATTACCCCGCCTACTTCTCATTCCTATACGGCAAACTCAAGCCCGAGGGACGCATGCTGAATCACACCATCACTCGTCCTAATGATGACGAACCTTCGCACTACAACGATTCATTTATTAATCGCTATGTCTTTCCTGACGGTGAACTCTCAGGCCCTGGGCACATCATGAGCACAATGAATGCAGCAGGCTTTGAGATTCGTCATCAAGAGAATCTTCGCGAGCACTATGCCTTGACCCTCAAGCACTGGTGCGAAAATCTCGAAACACATTGGGACGAAGCTGTGGCTGAGGCGGGTGAAGGCACTGCTCGCGTGTGGCGGCTCTACATGGCTGCTTCGCGCATGGGTTTTGATCTCAACACTATTCAGCTACACCAGATGCTCGGTGTGAAACTGAGTGAAGGCTACAAATCAGGTATGCCGTATCGCATGCAACTTGATGTTGGGTAA
- a CDS encoding EAL domain-containing protein — translation MHYFIAFLVFTLIRLLQRRRELNERLASVSAQIPGVLFEYQQDPHGFGRFLYVSAGTEPLFNITATQILDDPMALIHQIHPDDRSGIREIFDGSVTVATSRRETFRIQHADGSQHWVLGEAVSTPIADGTVLWRGSFNDVSTELHQAEQLRVSASVFGATHDAVMILDPVGIIIDVNPGFTSLLGYEREEALGHHVNQMAIEPGQEKLFADIRNYLTRHDFWRGEVVYRHKDGQVGPEAETLTTVRDEAGLIIYYVAVISSVNATREDFVTGLPNRNLLDNNIQQVCSEATNSHSKVALLAIGLDGFRAVNDAYGHRFGDLLLHAVAERLTLIARGSTNVYRLRGDEFAMLHTEQSSGMSLDGLCSQILNELSQPFMVGGETIHITTGIGVSLFPDDSLSPLELTQMASFALRAAKTRGAGQVSYFHPEMQTEAAQTMQLIDDLRSALANNEMLVYFQPIINLSDNSVEKAEALTRWIHPVRGSVSPGLFIPLAERSGLISQIGEFVTDQSIAFSHQVRQLEAGFQISFNMSPVELAVNSEQHMLRLERIHKTGLPGSAFVIEITEGLLLNANETVRANLDTYHDAGLSFAIDDFGTGYSSLAYLQSLDADWIKIDQSFVRELSPSSDSLVLVQAMIAMAHQLGLRVIAEGVETQEQRDLLQEAGCDFAQGYLYSPAIAPQDFIEWMRNWQKQFSRSS, via the coding sequence TTGCACTATTTCATCGCCTTTCTTGTGTTCACGCTCATTCGCCTGTTGCAACGACGCCGTGAATTAAATGAACGCCTAGCCTCTGTTTCAGCACAAATCCCAGGCGTGCTGTTTGAATACCAACAAGATCCACATGGGTTTGGGCGCTTTCTCTATGTGAGTGCCGGAACTGAACCGCTCTTTAATATCACCGCAACACAAATTCTCGATGATCCGATGGCACTCATTCATCAGATTCACCCCGATGACCGTTCTGGTATTCGTGAAATATTTGATGGCTCAGTAACGGTTGCCACGAGCAGACGTGAAACATTCCGAATTCAGCATGCTGATGGTTCCCAGCATTGGGTTCTTGGTGAAGCGGTGTCCACTCCAATAGCTGACGGAACGGTGTTGTGGCGTGGCAGTTTTAATGACGTGAGCACTGAACTGCATCAAGCAGAGCAACTACGAGTCAGCGCGAGCGTGTTTGGTGCAACTCATGACGCTGTCATGATTTTGGATCCTGTAGGAATCATCATTGACGTCAATCCAGGCTTTACCTCACTTCTTGGCTACGAGCGAGAAGAGGCCCTTGGCCATCACGTTAACCAGATGGCTATTGAGCCTGGTCAAGAAAAGTTGTTTGCAGATATTCGCAATTACCTCACCCGCCATGACTTCTGGCGTGGAGAGGTTGTATACCGCCACAAAGATGGCCAGGTAGGACCGGAAGCCGAAACACTCACGACTGTTCGAGATGAAGCGGGCCTCATCATCTATTACGTTGCGGTGATAAGCAGCGTGAATGCCACACGTGAAGATTTTGTAACGGGACTCCCGAACCGCAACTTGTTGGACAACAACATTCAACAAGTGTGCTCTGAAGCAACAAACTCCCATTCAAAGGTTGCGCTTCTCGCCATTGGCCTGGACGGTTTCCGTGCAGTTAATGACGCATACGGGCACCGCTTTGGTGATCTTCTATTGCACGCTGTCGCTGAACGTTTAACGCTGATAGCCAGGGGTAGCACAAACGTGTACCGACTTCGTGGAGATGAATTTGCCATGCTTCACACTGAACAGAGTTCCGGCATGAGTCTTGATGGATTGTGTTCCCAGATCTTGAATGAACTCTCGCAACCGTTCATGGTGGGCGGCGAAACTATTCACATCACCACGGGTATTGGCGTCTCGCTTTTCCCTGACGATTCATTATCCCCTCTTGAACTCACCCAAATGGCATCCTTCGCTTTGCGCGCAGCAAAAACCCGCGGTGCTGGACAGGTGAGCTACTTCCATCCTGAGATGCAGACTGAAGCCGCACAAACGATGCAGCTCATTGATGATCTGAGGAGCGCATTGGCGAATAATGAGATGTTGGTGTACTTCCAACCAATCATTAACCTCAGTGACAACTCAGTGGAGAAAGCCGAAGCCCTCACCCGCTGGATTCATCCTGTTCGCGGCTCGGTTAGCCCCGGGCTCTTTATCCCTCTGGCAGAACGCTCAGGGCTCATTTCACAAATCGGCGAATTCGTGACCGATCAATCAATTGCGTTTTCCCACCAAGTTAGACAGCTCGAAGCAGGATTCCAAATTAGCTTCAATATGTCACCTGTTGAACTCGCTGTTAATTCAGAACAACACATGTTGAGACTTGAACGGATTCATAAAACCGGACTGCCAGGTTCAGCTTTTGTCATTGAAATTACTGAAGGGCTTTTGCTCAACGCAAACGAAACTGTTAGAGCCAACCTTGATACCTATCACGATGCCGGATTGTCATTCGCGATTGACGACTTTGGCACCGGTTATTCATCACTCGCCTACTTGCAGAGTCTCGATGCTGACTGGATCAAGATCGACCAGTCATTTGTTCGCGAACTCTCCCCGAGCTCTGACTCACTTGTTCTTGTTCAGGCGATGATTGCTATGGCTCATCAGCTAGGCCTGCGAGTTATCGCTGAAGGCGTAGAGACGCAGGAACAACGCGATCTATTGCAGGAAGCTGGTTGCGACTTTGCCCAGGGCTACTTGTATTCGCCAGCAATCGCGCCACAAGATTTCATCGAGTGGATGCGTAACTGGCAGAAACAATTCTCGCGTTCGTCGTGA
- a CDS encoding deoxyribodipyrimidine photo-lyase, which translates to MPTIMWFRRDLRLLDNPALLGAYEAAMADGDGAVVPLFVVDPVLWEKAGPVRQNYLVASLDSLGASMNRSLLIRHGDPAVILPQVAKAAAATSVHIAADYAPYGMRRDLKVEKALGKTPLVRTGSAYAVAPGRVTKSDGTPYRVFTPFYRAWMTHGWRAPAADVPADITWLMPMECEGRPTAPTLSDITLPPAGEKAAWEQWMHYRENNLAQYASERNRPDLNTTSKLSHHLRWGEIHPRSLLAELHDDEDEVFRKELCWREFYADVLFQAPTSVNTSLNAKYDNMDWAHGPEADRAFEAWALGRTGFPLVDAGMRQLRTEGWIHNRVRMVVASFLIKDLHIQWQRGAKEFMYYLRDADLASNVHGWQWTAGCGTDASPFYRVFNPISQGLKFDPDGDYVRKYLPELRHLAGSAAHEPWDQPDGYAHGYPKRIVDHAVERLTALAAYQEIR; encoded by the coding sequence GTGCCAACAATCATGTGGTTTCGTCGTGATCTCAGACTTCTCGATAATCCTGCCCTTCTTGGCGCATATGAGGCTGCCATGGCTGATGGAGACGGTGCAGTGGTGCCGCTCTTTGTCGTTGATCCAGTGCTCTGGGAAAAGGCCGGACCGGTTCGTCAAAATTATTTAGTCGCATCTCTCGACTCGCTCGGTGCGAGCATGAACCGGTCGCTATTGATTCGTCATGGCGATCCTGCAGTCATCCTCCCCCAAGTTGCGAAAGCCGCAGCTGCCACGAGTGTGCACATCGCAGCCGACTACGCGCCATATGGAATGCGTCGCGATCTCAAGGTTGAAAAGGCACTTGGAAAGACTCCACTCGTTCGCACAGGTTCTGCATATGCAGTTGCACCGGGCCGCGTGACAAAAAGCGATGGCACGCCTTACCGAGTCTTCACTCCATTTTATCGGGCATGGATGACTCACGGTTGGCGTGCGCCAGCTGCTGATGTTCCCGCAGATATCACGTGGCTCATGCCAATGGAATGCGAGGGAAGGCCAACAGCACCAACGCTTTCAGACATCACCTTGCCACCTGCTGGAGAAAAAGCAGCTTGGGAACAATGGATGCACTATCGCGAAAACAACCTCGCCCAATATGCCAGTGAACGTAACCGACCAGATCTCAACACCACGAGCAAACTCAGCCATCACTTGCGTTGGGGTGAGATTCATCCTCGATCATTGCTCGCTGAATTACATGATGATGAAGATGAAGTTTTTCGAAAGGAATTATGTTGGCGAGAGTTCTATGCCGACGTACTTTTCCAAGCACCAACATCCGTGAATACTTCGCTCAATGCCAAGTACGACAACATGGACTGGGCGCACGGCCCTGAAGCGGATCGCGCATTTGAAGCATGGGCTTTGGGTCGAACCGGTTTTCCGTTAGTCGATGCAGGCATGCGCCAACTTCGCACCGAGGGATGGATCCACAACCGCGTACGTATGGTCGTAGCAAGTTTCCTGATTAAAGACCTACATATTCAATGGCAACGAGGCGCCAAAGAATTCATGTACTACCTGCGTGATGCAGACCTGGCCAGCAACGTGCATGGCTGGCAATGGACTGCGGGCTGTGGAACAGATGCTTCGCCCTTCTACCGAGTCTTTAATCCAATTTCCCAGGGCTTGAAGTTCGACCCCGACGGTGATTACGTGCGCAAGTACCTGCCTGAGTTGCGGCATTTGGCCGGCAGTGCGGCCCATGAACCATGGGATCAACCTGACGGCTACGCCCATGGGTACCCCAAGCGCATCGTCGATCATGCTGTTGAACGCTTGACTGCACTGGCTGCCTATCAGGAGATCCGCTAA